A stretch of DNA from Synechococcus sp. JA-3-3Ab:
ATTGGGGATCCCTGCTCTTTGACTGGCCCCTGGGGATCCAAATTGCCGATCTCACCGGGATCTGGGGAGTGACCTTTTTTGCCGTGTTCGTCAATGGCGTGGTTTGGCAGTTGGCCGAGCAGCTCCGCTGCCAATGGAGGGCAGAGGGATCCTGCTCGGGGGCCGAGAACCCGGATATCCGGCGCACGCTGGCCTGCGGCTTAGGTCTGGGGGGGCTGGTCTTGGCCTATGGCAGCCTGCGGCTGGCCTACTTTGATGTTTTAGCGGCGGCGGAAGGGGATCCCAGCTTTCGCGTGGGGACGGTGCAGCAGGTGGCCTGGTTGGAAGCCGATCGCAGTTGGGAGTACCGCAGCCAGCGCTACCGGGAGTTGCACCAGCTTTCGGCCCAAGCGGTGGCCGAGGGGGCGCAGTTGGTGATCTGGCCGGAAGGAGCCTTGCGGGCCCGGTTGCTGAACACCCCCCTGCAACCCCATGTGATCGAGCCAATGCGAGCCATCCTCCCCCCAGAAGGGGCTTTGATTACGGGGGCCACGGAGCCGGATCCCCGCACAGCCCACCTGCCGGAGGAGGAGCAGCGATTTTTCAACACCGCCCTCTTCTTCAACGCCCAAGGCCAAGTGCTGGATTGGTTTGGCAAGCAGTGGATCTTCCCCTATTTTGAGTCGGGGCGCTACGCGCCCTCCCCAGATGGCTATCGGCCGCTGGCGGGAGGGGAGCTGTTTGGGCCTTTGGGGGTGATGATCTGCTTGGAGAGTGTATTGCCCGCCCCCAGCCGAACTCTGACCCGCAATGGAGCAGAGTCGTTGATCGTGATCTCCGACGATAGCTGGTTTGGCAACAGCCACTGGCCCATGCTCCACGGCCGGCTTTCGGTTTTCCGGGCGGTCGAAAACCGGCGCAGCGTGGTCTTTGTCAACAACACCGGCGGCAACCTGGTGGTGGATCCCTCAGGTCGACTCCAGCAGGTGGGCCCGATTTTTCAGCGCGGAGTGGTGACTGGAGAGGTCAGGCGGCAATCCCAGGTAACCTTCTACACGCGCACAGGCGACTGGCTGGCCTGGTTAACCTTAGGTCTTTCTCTAGGATTGACGGCCTGGGGATCCCGAGCAGGGCAAGGATGCGCTAAGATTGGTGAGCATCAATAGTCTAAGTCAGCTTTCCCGTCCCGCGTTCCCAGTTTGCGCTGCTGAACTGGCTGAACAAAGGGATGCGGAATTGCTTACCCTTGCTGATGTAGCTCAGTCGGTAGAGCAGCTCACTCGTAATGAGCAGGTCATCGGTTCGAGTCCGATCATCAGCTTTGGAGCCTTGTCCGGCCCTCACGGGGCTACTGACCTAGGCTGGCCTAGCGCGGGGATCCCCTCTCCCAGGAGGGGGACATGAAGAGCGTAGCCAGTTGGTCGGGGCTTCGCCTTATGCTGAGAAGTATGGCCATTTCCCCGGCAGCGGTCTTTGGCAATGGCAACCCCCTTCTCTTGGCCCTATCGCACCCCAGGGATCCCGGACTCCGCCTTTGAGCGGATCCCGGGGATCCCGATGAGCCCCCGCGAGGTACGCGTGCTGGTGCTGAGCCAGTTGCGCCTGGGAGAAGACCACTGCCTATGGGATATCGGCGCCGGGACAGGCACCATCGCCATCGAAGCGGCCATTCTCTGCCCCCGCGCTCGCGTGATTGCCATCGAGCGCGATGCCGAGGTGGTCAGCTTGATCGAGAGCAACTGCGAGAAATTCGGCCTCAACAACGTGCAAGTAATCCAGGGCACCGCCCCCGATTGCTTGCATCAGCTCTCTCCGCCCCCCGATCGCATCTGTATCGAAGGTGGCCATCCCCTACGGGAGATCCTGGAGGCCTCCTGGAACCATCTCAAACCCAACGGCAGGATTGTGGCGACCACCAACTCTCTGGAGGGGCTCTACGGCCTCTCTGCCGGGCTGGCTGCCGTGCGAGCTCATCATGTGGAGGTGATCCAATCAGCCGTGAACCGCCTGGAACACCGCGGTCGCAGCCAACTGTTGCTGCCTCTGGATCCCACCTTTGTGTTAAGCGGGGAAAAATCCAGCTAAATCTTGTAAGAAATCCGTTTATATTTTTTGCAAATCCCTTCGCAAAGTAATGGGCTCAAGAAAATTGGGCTAGCCCAAGCCCTCTTTGGAGATCGGCAAAGCACAAACCTTAAGCTATGCCGATATTTCTAGATTGCAGACTTTCATTTGCCCTTATACCAGAGACAGAGAGCTGCGGATCCCAGGGCCATGGATGAATTGCAACACCCCTTTCCCGAATCACGAGAAGTGAGGCTGCGACAACTGCTAATTCGAGAGCGCTGGCCGGAAATGCTGAAGGGCTGCCGGGCCTGCATCCATTGGGACGACTTCAAGCGACCCGAATGCTGCGGCGACTGCGGCATTGGCGATCGCCGCAGACAAGAAGCAGAAAACCAGCCCAGCAAATCTTCAGGCATTTAGCCTGGGCAGATTCTCCCCATCGGGAGCCGATTCTAGTAGTTATTTTTGCCCAGCAATTTCTACCTTAGGCTCATCAAAACGCCGGAGAGAGGAACTTCTTGGGGAGGCAGCAGAGGCACCTCTACTTTCGCCACTTCCTGCTCGTAAATGCCCAGCTGGCGAGCGGCAGCCGTCGCAATATCCAGATCTCGACCGCGAACAAAAGGGCCCCGAGCCAGAACATCCACCACCACTCTAGGCCTGGGATCCTCAGAATTGGTCAAAGTCTCCCAAAAACGTGTCCGGGAATACACTGATGAGCCCCACGGATCCCAGGTTCCGCAGAGGGATCTTTCGGCTGAAGTCAGTGGGCTTGGGTTGGGGCAATGCTCCCAGAAGCCGGCGCGGCTCCTCAAGGGCGAGGGGATCCCGGAGAAATGCAAACCACTGTATCAATTTCTACATAGTTCTCTACATTCCGCAGTCTTCGTTAGGGGCTGAGCTAGAGTGTTTCCAGCAGGCTCCTGGGGTGGGCTGCCTTTTCAGGAGGCCAAGTGCCGCGACTGATCGCATCAGCGGGCTGGAGGCACTTGGTTAGCAATTGGCAGGAGTAGCGATGCCAGCATCGCAACGGCAAGCTAGGCGCGAGAACAGCCTGGCCAAGCTTCGCAAGGAACGCCGGAGGGTAAGCAGAGGATCTAGGCCCAGCGGCCCAAAACATGTTACAGGTTCTCCCCCAGCCTGAAACCTCCGTAGGGGCGAGGGGGCGTACACAGAAGAGCTTACAGCCGTGTTGGTACCTATGTTTGCCGTGGATGGGAAAACCCCCCTGATGTTAATCAAACCCAGCCCCGCCAGACGGTGGGTAGCAAGCGGCGAAGCCACACTCCCCTGGCAGCGAGGTGAGCGGGGCGTGCGGCTGAAAGCAACCAATCGAGTGAGTTTGCAGGAGGTCGCTCCTGGCAAGCAGCTATGGCAAAATGCCAACCTAGGGTATTGCAAGTTTTTAACGTTCAACGGTTGGAGGGCACGGCTCCTAACAGCGCCGTGTAATGGTGTGTGATGAAAGTCGGAGATCGAGTGCGGGTGCGTACCAGCGTGATCGTCTATCACCACCCGGAACATCGCAATCAACCTTTTGACCTCAAAGGTATGGAGGGAGAAGTGACGGCTGTGATCCAAGACTGGAACGGCCGCCCGATCAGCGCTAATTTTCCCTTTCAGGTGCAGTTTGGGAATAAGTTCCGCGCCCACCTCCAGGCCGACGAGCTGGAGGTGATCGAGGCGAGCCCTTCCTCCGAGCCTGCGGCCTAGGTGAGACCCAGCAGGGTACGGTTGGTTTCCAGAATCGGCTGGATCAAAGCAAACTCCGCGGGGGTGAGGTACTTGGCTATCACCTCTTGCAAGAAGCGGTAGGTAGCCTCACAACTGCGCTGGGTGCGGAAGGCCCGCATCAAGGTCTGAAACCAGTAGAGAAATCGCTCCTTGTAGCGCTGCTCATCGTCTAGGAGCATGGCCAAAGCCGAGAGGCGCAAAACCCGCACGGTGTCGGCTCTCCATTTGTTGCGGAAATCCTCCACCCCTCGCATGAGCAAGTAGGGATCCAGAGCGCGCAGCTTCGCCTCCACCTCGCCGACAATCTGGGCTTCCGCCGCTTGGATTTTGCGATAGGCGCCCAGGCGCAGCTCAAAGGAGGCCAGGTAGCTCTCCATGAACTGCATCTCCTCATCTCTGAGGTAGCGTCCGTCGGCAGCCAGGCTCAGTTGGCGCAGTTGAGTCAGCATGGAGATTCCCTAGAAAACCAAGGAGAGAGGGGGAGTGCGGCCCTTTCGCCCCCGATCCTAGCCGCAAGCCCGTTGACAAAAGTGCGCGATCCTGCGGATCTTCGGCTATTCTCCCCGGCCTCTCAGCCGGGTTAATATTAATTAATAGTCTATCGTTGCAAGAATCCACTCGACCCCAGATGCCATCTGTGAGTTCGATAAAAAGCACCCTTTGGGAGGAAACGCTTCCGTGAGTCAGAAAGGTAAAAACAAAAAATGGAGAAGCGCCGGATTGTACGCGTTGCTGGCCATTGTCTTGATCTCGCTGGCCACAACCTTCTTCGGCACCCGTCCGGCTGAGCGTCTGGAGATCAGCTACTCCGACCTGATGAGCCGCATAGAACGGGGCGAGGTCAGCAAAGTCTTGGTCGAGATCGCCCCCGATGGTCGCCAAATTGCCATTGCCGAGGCGGAAATCAACAACCGCGCCACCCAAGTGCTGGTCAACCTGCCTCCCCTCACCCCCGAGTTTGAGAACACCTTGCTTGCGCAAGGGGTGGAGCTGGCGGTGCGCCCGGTTCAGGAGGAGGGTCTGCTGGGGCGCATCCTCAGCACCTTCTTCCTGCCCGTCTTGCTGCTGCTTGGCCTGTTTTTCCTGTTGCGCCGAGCCCAAAACGGCCCTGGCAGCCAGGCGCTCAACTTTGGCAAGTCGAGGGCAAGGGTGCAGATGGAGCCGAAAACTCAGGTTACCTTCAACGATGTGGCTGGTGTTGACCAGGCCAAGTTGGAGCTGGCCGAGGTGGTGGACTTTTTGAAAAACCCCGAGCGGTACAACGCTCTGGGCGCCAGGATCCCGCGCGGGGTGTTGCTGGTCGGCCCCCCAGGTACAGGTAAAACCCTGTTGGCCCGCGCTGTGGCCGGAGAGGCGGGTGTGCCCTTCTTCTCCATTTCTGGCTCTGAGTTTGTGGAGATGTTTGTTGGAGTGGGGGCCTCGCGGGTGCGGGATCTGTTCGAGCAGGCCAAGCAAAATGCCCCCTGTATTGTCTTCATCGACGAAATCGATGCCGTGGGTCGGCAGCGGGGAGCCGGCCTAGGAGGTGGCAACGACGAGCGGGAGCAAACCCTGAACCAGTTGCTGACCGAGATGGACGGCTTTGAGGGCAACTCCGGCATCATCGTTATCGCCGCCACCAACCGCCCCGATGTGTTGGATGCAGCGCTGCTGCGGCCCGGTCGCTTTGACCGCCAAGTGACGGTGGATCGCCCCGACTTCCAGGGCCGCCTGGAGATCCTCAAGGTGCATGCCCGCGGCAAAACCTTGGCCGCCGATGTGGATCTGGAGAAATTGGCCCGCCGCACCCCTGGGTTTACCGGCGCAGACCTGGCCAACCTACTCAACGAAGCGGCCATCTTGGCGGCCCGCCGCAACCTCACCGAGATCTCGATGGACGAGATCAACGACGCCGTGGATCGGGTGTTGGCTGGCCCAGAGAAGAAGGATCGCCTCATGAGCGAGCGGCGCAAGGAGCTGGTGGCCTACCACGAGGCAGGACACGCCCTGGTGGGATCCCTCTTGCCCAACTACGATCCCATTCAAAAGGTCAGCATCATTCCCCGCGGCCAGGCGGGCGGCCTCACCTGGTTCATGCCCAGCGATGATGACATGGGCCTGACCACCCGTGCCCACTTGAAAAACATGATGACCGTCGCCCTGGGGGGTCGGGTGGCAGAGGAGGTGGTCTATGGCGAGGCGGAGGTGACCACGGGGGCAGCCAGCGACCTACAGCAGGTGGCCCGCATTGCCCGCAACATGGTCACCCGCTTTGGCATGAGCGACCGCCTGGGCAACGTGGCCCTGGGACGCCAGTATGCCAATATCTTCTTAGGCCGTGAGATCGCTGCAGAGCGGGATTTCTCCGAGGAGACGGCGGCCCTCATCGACGAAGAGGTGCGACGTCTGGTGAATGAGGCCTACCAACGGGCCACTTACCTGATCCGGGAAAACCGCGCCCTCTTGGATCGCATCGCCCGCCGCTTGGTGGAGGCCGAAACCATTGATGGGGAAGAGCTGCAAGCGATCATCGACAGCTCGGAGGTGGTGATGCTACCGCCTGAGGAGGAGCCGGAGCCGCTGACCTTCCCGATAACCCTCAACGCTAGTGCCTAGTCTCCATGGACACAGGCCAGGGATCCCTGCCTTTTCGCCTGAGGAGGGCGGGGATCCCGATTTTTGCATGATGATAACTATCTCCCCTCTCCCAGAGAGAGGTTGGGGGTGGTCGCGTCGGCGGCGTGGCGCGCTTGGGCCATCCCTCAGGGAGAAGGGCTGGGTTGAGGGAGGCTAACTTAGCTAACGACGGCCGAGCCCGACAAGATGCGACTCACCTCCGTTTCGATAGGCTGGGGCTCATACATTTTCAGGACGTACTCAGCCACCATGCGGTCGGTGTTGAAGACCGGGTTGAGGGTGCGGATTGCTTCTTTCATGCGAGCAATCCAGCGGCGCGGGATCCCTTTTTCATCCCGGTCGTAGAACATAGGGATAATCTCGTATTCCAACACATCGTAGAGGGAGCTGGCGTCCAGATCGTCTTGGGCGGCTGGATCCAGACCTTCGATTTCTTGGCCGATGGCCCAGCCATTGCGACCGTTGTAGCCTTCGGGCCACCAGCCGTCCAAAACGGAGAGGTTGAGCCCCCCGTTGAAGCCCACTTTTTGGCCGGAGGTGCCGGAGGCCTCCAGAGGACGCCGCGGGTTGTTCAGCCAAAGATCCACCCCTTGGACCAAATTGCGGCTGACGTAGGCATCGTAATTCTCAATAAAGGCGACCCGGTGAGCCACCTCAGGCCGATTCGACCATTCCACCACCCGTTGGATCAGGCGCTTGCCTTCTTCATCTCGCGGGTGAGCCTTGCCGGCAAAGATAATCTGCACAGGGTACTCTTTGTTGGTGAAGATGCGGGTCACTCGCTCGAGATCGCGCAAGATTAGATCTCCTCGCTTGTAGGTGCTGAAGCGGCGGGCAAACCCAATCGTCAGGATCTTGGGATCCAACAACTGGTTGACGGCCTGGAGACGTTCGTTGCTTTCGCCGCGGTTGCGCCGCGCCCGCAACACCCGGTGGCGGGTAAAAGACACCAACCGCTCCCGCAGGGCTTCCTTGCGCCGCCACAGCTCCTCATCGGGAATTTCTTCCACCTTGGCCCACAGCTCCGGATCCGACACCCGCTCCGGCCAGTCGGGACCCAGGTATTGGTCGTAGAGGTTCCAGAAGAGGGGGGCAACCCAGGTGCGGGCGTGAACCCCGTTGGTAATGGAGCCGATGGGCACCTCCTCCACCGACCGCTCTGGGTAGAGCACATGCCACATTTGGCGAGAGACGCGCCCATGTAACTTGCTCACCCCGTTGGCTGCACGTGCGTAGCGCAAAGCCAGCACCGTCATATTGAAGCGCTCCCAGGGATCCCCGCCGCGCCGCGCCCCCAGAGCCAAAAATTGCTCCCGCGTCAAGCCCAGTTGCGGCCAGAAAGAGGCAAAGAACGCATCCATCTCGTTGGGGCTGAAAGCATCGTGCCCAGCCGGCACCGGCGTGTGAGTGGTGAAGACACACTTTTCCCGCACCTTGGCCTCTGCCGCCTCAAAGGGCGTACCCCGTGCCACCTCCTCCCGCAGCAGCTCCAAAGTCAAGAAGGCAGCATGCCCCTCGTTCATGTGATAGACCATGGGATCCAGGCCCAACTGGCGCAGCAGGCGCACCCCCCCAATGCCGAGGATACACTCCTGGGCAATGCGCGTATCGGTGCTGCCGCCGTAGAGATGGGCAGTAATCCAGCGGTCGATGGGATCATTCTCCGGCAGGTTGGTATCCAGCAGGAAGAGGGGCACCCGCCCCACGTCCACCCGCCAGGCGCGTGCCTTCACCAGCCGCTGCCGCATTGCCACTTCCACCAACAGAGGGCTGCCATCTGGCTGCCGCACCAACGTCAGAGGCAGCGCGTCAAACTCGCAATCTTCGTACAGCTCCCCTTGCCAGCCGCTGAGATCCAG
This window harbors:
- a CDS encoding apolipoprotein N-acyltransferase, producing MALELPSFPQHPALLPPLRPEWRSRWLAGLAVLLLCLGSPNRWLHWFPGALLGLAPLFYLCEQQQGWRQWRLAYGLWFCVCLYAFWVDPFSLQVLSAWEILGGAVVAPLIPLFFTTATVLSLALSRPLPPWARPLGLATVWTGLDGLLGLLWWPIPFHWGSLLFDWPLGIQIADLTGIWGVTFFAVFVNGVVWQLAEQLRCQWRAEGSCSGAENPDIRRTLACGLGLGGLVLAYGSLRLAYFDVLAAAEGDPSFRVGTVQQVAWLEADRSWEYRSQRYRELHQLSAQAVAEGAQLVIWPEGALRARLLNTPLQPHVIEPMRAILPPEGALITGATEPDPRTAHLPEEEQRFFNTALFFNAQGQVLDWFGKQWIFPYFESGRYAPSPDGYRPLAGGELFGPLGVMICLESVLPAPSRTLTRNGAESLIVISDDSWFGNSHWPMLHGRLSVFRAVENRRSVVFVNNTGGNLVVDPSGRLQQVGPIFQRGVVTGEVRRQSQVTFYTRTGDWLAWLTLGLSLGLTAWGSRAGQGCAKIGEHQ
- the cbiT gene encoding precorrin-6Y C5,15-methyltransferase subunit CbiT codes for the protein MATPFSWPYRTPGIPDSAFERIPGIPMSPREVRVLVLSQLRLGEDHCLWDIGAGTGTIAIEAAILCPRARVIAIERDAEVVSLIESNCEKFGLNNVQVIQGTAPDCLHQLSPPPDRICIEGGHPLREILEASWNHLKPNGRIVATTNSLEGLYGLSAGLAAVRAHHVEVIQSAVNRLEHRGRSQLLLPLDPTFVLSGEKSS
- a CDS encoding RlpA-like double-psi beta-barrel domain-containing protein, producing the protein MTNSEDPRPRVVVDVLARGPFVRGRDLDIATAAARQLGIYEQEVAKVEVPLLPPQEVPLSGVLMSLR
- a CDS encoding ferredoxin-thioredoxin reductase variable chain, whose product is MKVGDRVRVRTSVIVYHHPEHRNQPFDLKGMEGEVTAVIQDWNGRPISANFPFQVQFGNKFRAHLQADELEVIEASPSSEPAA
- the ftsH gene encoding ATP-dependent zinc metalloprotease FtsH, with protein sequence MSQKGKNKKWRSAGLYALLAIVLISLATTFFGTRPAERLEISYSDLMSRIERGEVSKVLVEIAPDGRQIAIAEAEINNRATQVLVNLPPLTPEFENTLLAQGVELAVRPVQEEGLLGRILSTFFLPVLLLLGLFFLLRRAQNGPGSQALNFGKSRARVQMEPKTQVTFNDVAGVDQAKLELAEVVDFLKNPERYNALGARIPRGVLLVGPPGTGKTLLARAVAGEAGVPFFSISGSEFVEMFVGVGASRVRDLFEQAKQNAPCIVFIDEIDAVGRQRGAGLGGGNDEREQTLNQLLTEMDGFEGNSGIIVIAATNRPDVLDAALLRPGRFDRQVTVDRPDFQGRLEILKVHARGKTLAADVDLEKLARRTPGFTGADLANLLNEAAILAARRNLTEISMDEINDAVDRVLAGPEKKDRLMSERRKELVAYHEAGHALVGSLLPNYDPIQKVSIIPRGQAGGLTWFMPSDDDMGLTTRAHLKNMMTVALGGRVAEEVVYGEAEVTTGAASDLQQVARIARNMVTRFGMSDRLGNVALGRQYANIFLGREIAAERDFSEETAALIDEEVRRLVNEAYQRATYLIRENRALLDRIARRLVEAETIDGEELQAIIDSSEVVMLPPEEEPEPLTFPITLNASA
- the glgP gene encoding alpha-glucan family phosphorylase, coding for MSLATLAPAFPERCPVLPEALTPLCEIARNYWWTWNPDHLTIFREMDPALWEKTSHNPVRMLEEVSYLRLAALATDVNYLNTLNRMVQAYRQYMAAEDTWAKRTMKTYDWQRPIAYFCAEYGLHESLPIYSGGLGMLAADHLKSASDLGVPLVGVGLLYRQGYFQQRLDLSGWQGELYEDCEFDALPLTLVRQPDGSPLLVEVAMRQRLVKARAWRVDVGRVPLFLLDTNLPENDPIDRWITAHLYGGSTDTRIAQECILGIGGVRLLRQLGLDPMVYHMNEGHAAFLTLELLREEVARGTPFEAAEAKVREKCVFTTHTPVPAGHDAFSPNEMDAFFASFWPQLGLTREQFLALGARRGGDPWERFNMTVLALRYARAANGVSKLHGRVSRQMWHVLYPERSVEEVPIGSITNGVHARTWVAPLFWNLYDQYLGPDWPERVSDPELWAKVEEIPDEELWRRKEALRERLVSFTRHRVLRARRNRGESNERLQAVNQLLDPKILTIGFARRFSTYKRGDLILRDLERVTRIFTNKEYPVQIIFAGKAHPRDEEGKRLIQRVVEWSNRPEVAHRVAFIENYDAYVSRNLVQGVDLWLNNPRRPLEASGTSGQKVGFNGGLNLSVLDGWWPEGYNGRNGWAIGQEIEGLDPAAQDDLDASSLYDVLEYEIIPMFYDRDEKGIPRRWIARMKEAIRTLNPVFNTDRMVAEYVLKMYEPQPIETEVSRILSGSAVVS